Proteins encoded by one window of Bubalus bubalis isolate 160015118507 breed Murrah chromosome 4, NDDB_SH_1, whole genome shotgun sequence:
- the SUN2 gene encoding SUN domain-containing protein 2 isoform X2, protein MSRRSQRLTRYSSQGDDDGGSSSSGGSSVMGSQSTLFKDSPLRTLKKKTNNLKRLSPAPQLGPSSDTHTSYYSESMVRESYIGSPRAASIAASLTRNSLLDEPYWSEDLRVRRRRGTGGTDSSKANGLPENKLSEDFLGSSSGYSSEDDYVGYLETDHRGSGSRLRNAVSRAGSLLWMVVTSPGRLFGLLYWWIGTTWYRLTTAASLLDVFVLTRPLCIRVLGYSRTPGFVFNNINTIQSQNCPHHSKLCRRFSSLKTFLWFLLLLLLLTGLTYGAWYFYPFGLQTLHPTVVSWWASKGSIGQREVWESRDSSPHVQAEQRILSRVYTLERRLDALAAEFSSSWQKEAMRLERLELQQGAGGQGGGGGGLSHEDTLALLEGLVSRREAALKEDLRRDTAARIQEELVTLRSEHQQDSEDLFKKIFQASQESEAQLQQLKSEWQRMTQESFQENAMKELGRLEGQLAGLRQELAALTLKQSSVEDQVGLLPQQLQAVRDDVESQFPAWVSQFLLRGGGTRTGLLQREEMEAQLRDLESRILVHVAEMQGKSAREAVASLGLTLQREGVIGVTEEVHRIVTQALKRYSEDRIGMVDYALESGGASVISTRCSETYETKTALLSLFGIPLWYHSQSPRVILQPDVHPGNCWAFQGPQGFAVVRLSARIRPTAVTLEHVPKSLSPNSTISSAPKDFAIFGLDEDLQQEGTPLGQFTYDQDGEPIQTFYFQDPKMATYQVVELRILTNWGHPEYTCIYRFRVHGEPAH, encoded by the exons ATGTCTCGGCGAAGCCAGCGCCTAACGCGCTACTCCTCCCAGGGTGACGATgatggcggcagcagcagcagcggagggAGCTCAGTGATGGGGAGTCAGAGCACCCTGTTTAAGGACAGCCCTCTCAG GACCTTGAAGAAGAAAACCAACAACTTGAAGCGCCTCTCCCCAGCGCCACAGCTAGGCCCCTCCTCGGACACACACACCTCCTACTACAGCGAGTCCATGGTCAGGGAGTCCTACATCGGCAGCCCGCGGGCCGCCTCCATCGCCGCCTCCCTCACCAGGAACTCCCTCCTCGACGAACCCTACTGGA GTGAGGACCTGcgggtgaggaggaggagaggcacAGGCGGCACCGACAGCAGCAAGGCCAACGGGCTCCCAGAGAACAAGCTCTCTGAGGACTTCCTCGGGTCCTCCTCGGGCTACTCCTCCGAGGATGACTACGTAG GCTACTTGGAGACAGACCACCGGGGTTCAGGGTCACGGCTACGGAATGCTGTCTCCCGGGCGGGCTCTCTGCTCTGGATGGTGGTCACCTCTCCAG GCCGGCTCTTCGGGCTCCTCTATTGGTGGATCGGCACCACCTGGTACCGCCTGACCACAGCCGCCTCCCTCCTTGACGTCTTCGTTTTAACCAG ACCTCTATGTATAAGAGTTTTAGGTTATTCAAGGACCCcaggatttgtttttaataacatcAATACAATTCAGAGTCAGAACTGTCCGCATCACTCCAAGCTCTGCAG ACGCTTCTCATCCCTGAAGACGTTCCTGTGgttcctcttgctgctgctgcttctgaccGGCCTGACCTATG GAGCCTGGTACTTCTATCCCTTTGGGCTGCAGACGCTCCACCCCACTGTGGTCTCCTGGTGGGCCTCGAAGGGGAGCATTGGGCAGCGTGAGGTGTGGGAGTCCAGAGACTCCTCCCCACATGTCCAG GCCGAGCAGCGCATTCTGTCCCGGGTATACACGCTGGAGCGGCGCCTGGACGCTCTTGCTGCTGAGTTCTCGTCCAGCTGGCAAAAGGAGGCCATGCGGCTGGAGCGCCTGGAGCTGCAGCAGGGGGCTGGCGGGCAGGGAGGCGGAGGCGGTGGCCTGAGCCACGAGGACACCCTGGCGCTCCTGGAGGGGCTGGTGAGCCGCCGTGAGGCTGCCCTGAAGGAGGACCTCCGCAGGGACACTGCTGCTCGGATCCAG GAAGAGCTGGTCACCCTGAGATCAGAGCATCAACAGGACTCAGAAGACCTTTTCAAGAAGATTTTCCAGGCCTCACAG GAATCTGAGGCTCAACTCCAGCAGCTGAAGTCAGAGTGGCAAAG GATGACCCAGGAGTCCTTCCAGGAGAACGCCATGAAGGAGCTGGGGCGGCTGGAGGGCCAGCTGGCAGGCCTGCGGCAGGAGCTGGCAGCCCTGACCCTGAAGCAGAGCTCGGTGGAGGACCAGGTGGGGCTGCTGCCCCAGCAGCTCCAGGCTGTGCGGGACGAT GTGGAGTCTCAGTTCCCTGCCTGGGTCAGTCAGTTCCTTCTTCGAGGTGGGGGAACCCGCACTGGGCTCCTTCAGCGAGAGGAGATGGAAGCTCAGCTGCGGGACCTGGAGAGCAGGATCCTCGTCCACGTGGCCGAGATGCAGGGCAAGTCAGCAAGGGAGGCCGTAGCCAGCCTGGGGCTGACGCTGCAGAGGGAAGGCGTGATTGGGGTGACCGAGGAG GTGCACCGTATCGTAACCCAGGCTCTGAAGCGCTACAGCGAGGACCGCATTGGGATGGTGGACTACGCTCTGGAGTCGGGAG GGGCCAGTGTCATCAGTACTCGATGCTCTGAGACCTACGAGACCAAGACGGCCCTCCTCAGCCTCTTCGGCATCCCCCTGTGGTACCACTCCCAGTCTCCCCGAGTCATTCTCCAG CCAGACGTGCACCCAGGCAACTGCTGGGCCTTCCAGGGGCCCCAGGGCTTTGCTGTGGTTCGCCTTTCTGCCCGCATCCGCCCCACGGCTGTCACCTTAGAGCATGTGCCCAAATCCTTGTCACCCAACAGCACCATCTCCAGTGCCCCCAAGGACTTTGCCATCTTT GGGCTCGATGAGGACCTGCAGCAGGAAGGGACGCCCCTTGGCCAGTTCACCTATGACCAGGATGGGGAGCCCATTCAGACGTTTTACTTCCAG GATCCTAAAATGGCCACGTATCAGGTGGTGGAGCTGCGCATCCTGACTAACTGGGGCCACCCCGAGTACACCTGCATCTACCGCTTCAGGGTGCATGGGGAGCCCGCCCACTAG